In a genomic window of Rhodothermaceae bacterium:
- a CDS encoding DUF4783 domain-containing protein: MIGSRIAKFEILVCWLVIFCIPSGVTWGQADTLDVAGILEYLSEGDAEALVSHAEGYLELALLEQPRRYTRSQALYVLEKFFRQYSPDGFRLDHSMTQGEEWWLTGSYSVRDERQGLRFYLRFGGIFPEYRLMAIQVIRS, translated from the coding sequence AATACTGGTTTGTTGGCTTGTGATTTTTTGCATCCCGTCAGGAGTTACCTGGGGACAAGCAGATACGCTGGATGTTGCGGGTATCTTGGAATATCTCTCGGAAGGAGATGCAGAGGCACTAGTGAGTCATGCAGAGGGTTATTTGGAACTTGCACTGTTGGAGCAACCCCGTCGCTATACCCGCTCCCAGGCGCTCTATGTTTTAGAAAAGTTTTTTCGTCAATATTCGCCTGACGGATTCAGACTTGACCACAGTATGACGCAGGGCGAAGAATGGTGGCTTACAGGATCCTATTCCGTACGCGATGAGCGTCAGGGCCTCCGCTTCTATCTGCGTTTTGGGGGAATTTTTCCAGAGTACAGACTCATGGCAATACAAGTTATCCGTTCCTGA